CTTCGTTTCTGCTGTGTTGTTTCCAGGCGGATATGCAGGCGGAGGATGCGTGGGACTCCAGCGCTGCTGAGCTAGAGAGTCGCTGTTTGGGTATGCGTCCGATTCCATTTGATTTTACTGCTATCTTGACGGTTCATAGAGTGTGGTGCACAATGGCTCTTTTGGTTTCAATGTGACGGTGCGATTGTTGTATGTAGACTTGTACATTGAGTGGTTGAGAAAGGAGGTGAGCTTGACAGAGGAGGAGAACTGCAAGTTATCTGCCGAGATTAGTGTCATTGGAGAGACAGTGTTCAAAGGTTATTTATCTTGGGTTTTTCTTGTTTATAAGCCCATGCTAGTTGCCAACACTTTGCTAGCCAAGTCGTAGCACCGTGTTCTTTCAAATAACAAAAACGACTTTTGTTGTTTAGACATGATTCCACTGGATGCTGAGATTGAATCACTGGAGTCTTCACTGAATACACTTGGTTCAGAGGTTGTTCTCAAATTCTGGACCCTTTACTGCATCCAATTCCTCGTCAAAATAAGACTGTTTGCAAAACAAATATTCCAAGGAAGTTAAATTTGTCGATTCAAAATCAGTAGTGTTTTTCTTTTCTTGCGAGTCGTGACAATCTTAAATGTCTGCCATCATGTTTATGTAATATTTGACATGTCATCTACATTAAGTAATCTTTTACATTCCCTTCAACTTTCTTTTCTTAACATATTTACAATATTTCACCCTCCTTTGATGTAGGGTTTGAAACATTCGGAAGCAAGTCCTATCTCAACTGATTCAGGCTTCAACCAAATAGATATTGAGAAGGACTGCAAATATGAGGTGTGTTAGATGTTGTATATAATTGGCATATTCCAAATATTGTGCTATCTATGCTGAATTGCTTATTGCTTAACAATTTCAATGGTCTAAGTGGAGACAAATCAATGGAAAGTTTAGGATAATAGTAATGCAAATTCGTAAATGTAACTTATATTCCTTGTTGAAATTATTTTGTGAAACCTAGATAGTTACTTCATGGGTGTGTTGGTGGTGTCCTCTTGGACAGTTACATTGTAATACAGTCAACCTATTCTGCCTATTTATGTTATAGAGCATCTTCCACAAACAAAACCTCACACAGAAAGTAGTAACAACGATAATCACAGACACATATGGAGCTAATACACATGCAAACGGATTTTCATCTGagtatattttttcctttttcttcagcTTACAATGCTCTGTGTTGTTGAACACACACCTTTAACAAATTTCCAGGAACTGAAACTAGATCATCAAATAGGAAAAAGTGAGATGGACTTGAAGCTGCTACAAATACAAAGTATTTCAATGCAAAGGTATCAAGCTAATGCGCCTTAATCTCTCTACTGATTGTAAATCTGTTTAAAGCATCTTAACATCAACAATGGCAATGCTACTTGTTTGCCATGATGGCAATGATATGGTTATTCAGAACTCAACATAAATCCTGATTGTTATTCAGAACTCAATAAATGTCcctgattgttcttgatgataagAATACCTATGTTTATAAAGCGGTaaagcgaagcgaggcgctagggggGCGCCTCACTGCTTAAGCGATAAAGCGTAAAGCGAGGCGACGCTTTACACAGACTCTGAACCTGATGGGCAGTATAATAGAGCACCATTTAGTGAGACATATATATGTTGATTCTAATCCACCAGTGAGCCCATATATTCTGATCCATCCACTAAGCAGTAAGCAACTAGCCAATTGCTATAAGAGAGGCAGTAGCACCTAACAGCAGAGGAGTTGTGCATAGCATAACACACAACAGAGCAGAAAAGGCTGGTGCAGATCTGAGGAAGCTGCTGCCAGAGGAGAGAGGAAAGAGCTGAAAGCCTGGATATTTGCACGCTCTGGTTTTggttctctctctttctttcccctCCTGTAACTGTTTCACATGTGAGCCCAGCCCTGTTTCCCTGCCAGGAATCTCTGTACCCTGCCTGGCAAGTCTAAGGCGTCCTCTCTGCcttaaagcgccaatcaggacgcCTAAGCAGGCGCTTCAGACGCTTTAGTGTCTAAGGCGGACGCCTTAGACACATGTCTAAAGCGAGTTGGACGCTTTGAGCCTGGAGGGCGCTCTAACGCTTAAGCGTCGCTTAAGCGACGCTTTAGGGACGCTTTACAAACAGAGAAGAATACTTTAATTTATCATATGAATGAGGTTTCTCAACTTGACTTTGCATTTAAAATAGTTTGCTCAACAAGGAATTTCACCATTTTATCTGCTTTAGAATTTGCTAACAATTCTGCCACCATTAGTTTTTACTCCCTGTTTGTGTTCATTAAGGACAAAATGTAAATATGCTTGGTTAGCTATCATCTGTTAATGCATTGAGATGAACCCATGTAATGTGCACAgcacaccaccaccaccattgtTCTCTTCATTTGTAGTCTCTGTTTATATTATTTTCAACCTTCTCAGTTTCAGCATCTATCTTTGGCAAAACCTTCTCATTCCAACACATGATTAATTTTCTATCTTTGTTGAACGTGGCATTTGGATTAGATATGCATGCCTTCCTCGCGTTCTGAGGATCACACTGCTATACACATGTTTACCGGTTCCGCCATGAACTCTTGACCAATCTCCTGATTGTTGTGCTCTTCTTTTAATGTCCAGTCCTTGAGATTATCTGTGAACTCTCAATCGGTTATCAATTTGTAACTGGCTTTCTGTTTTCCCATCTTCACATTTAGAAGTTATAATCACAAGCATATGTTCCTTATTTTTTGAAACCTACATATGTTTCTTACCATTGAATCAATTTTTCTTTGTTGACTTTTTTACTGATTCCGTTGTCCTTACCTGTTGGCTTCCTTCATCATCCCAGCTTGTTAAAATTGTACCACTCTGAGCTTTTAACTGGGGCTGTCTCATGTTTAGATTTTAAGCTTGTTCTGCTTAAAAACTTCCTACTTCATGACATCTCCCTCTCTCTATCCAGGGATGAAGAAATGTGGCAGCTTCAATCTCTGGTTTCAGGACCAAAGGTCTTAGAGTGTAAAGACAACTGTCTCAGGGTGCTCCTGAAGGCACCTATACTGACCTCGGAATGTGTAATTCTTGGACAAAAGTTGGATTGTGTTGTTGATTCTTCTGTTTCAGATCATGAGTTACTGATAGAAGTTGATGAAGGAAGCATGGAACTGAATAAAGTCCAGGTGCTCTCTTAACCATATTTTTCTCATTTTGTAGAAACTCTTTACCTCTGGTGAACTAATTGatcatcattttttatttttacctATGGTAGATATTTGGTGTAATACCTGATGCATTTCAGGATATTGTTGCATTTCACGATTAAAAATCTCACGGTACAAGTAGTGAATAATGACATAACCAAGGATCATAAAACTGCATGGCTGGGTGTGGCTACAGTAACCTGTGCGATGTTAGCTGTTTTCCACCTTGATTTTCCTATACAGTGATCAATCCTATTTGACACTCCCAATTTCATGTAAAGTAATCAACTGAGATGATTATAAAATATTCTCATGTACAAGTGTTCAACGGTACATAAAGGCTCGGGCAAGCTGTAACATTTTTGTAGGCTTAAAGTATTTTTATCAGACATTCCTAAACTTACTGAAAATAATAATAATGGTAAAGCAGTGAACTACTCTTCCATACCCCTGATCATTGCAAAAGTTTTTTTGTGCTTATGCTTGCATAGTTACCTGACAATCAAGGCAAAAACTGATGTTGTCTTAGAATCGATTTTGTATGCATATGGATTAGGAAGGAGACACACCAGTATCCACCATCTTTTATTAGATGTAACCTATGAGTGGATTTAGATACTCATTTTGTATTATGCTGTTATTTCATATTCTTTCAgtaacattcacaatacaatttTGTGCTTATGCTCATTCAGTGGTTCCAGCATTTGAATTCCTGCTAAACACCTCAAGCCGTGTCAAACTTTTCTTCTTATTCCTGTTTTTTGTACTTCATTCAGTTCTTTGCTGGCAATGTTATGGTGCTTGATAACAAATTGCCAATTGCCATACTTTTAACCTTTTAAAGTCCATTCAGGAGAACTATGTTGTTTCATGTTTTACCAATCATATTTGTCTTTTCAGATCTTTCCTGCTGATGTTTGTGTAGATATACTGATTGAGAAGCTCAAGTCCTCCAGGTATGTTAGAGATACTTGCTATCTGACTTACAGAGCTGGCTTATTGTTCTTCCAAAAAAGGGGTCGCTTGTTTAAACATTTAAACAACTTCGAGTCTTCATTAAGGTTCAGAAGTGCCACCACTATTGAACAACATATAGAACACCAAGAAACTTCACTTGTCTTTGTCATTTCTTTTGTGTTATTTTAGCATACAATTCACGACTCACAGTTGTGCGAACTGTACTCTGTATTACTTTCAATCATTTTTGTGTGCTTAACTGCTTATGCAAAAAAACGCTATCTGCTTTTGAAGAGAGGTCATTTCCGCTCCATCTTTGGGATGGCTCATTCGGCAATGTCAACAACAGATTGTAATCAACACTCTAAGACGATCGTTGGTGAATGATGCCAATAATTCCAGGTGACATTATTTTGCATCTGCTAGTATTGCGCTAATAATTCTGTATCTTTTTTACTGTTATTCCCTTTTGTAAGAATAATTGCAAGGAATCTATAATTTCTAAGCTTCTTCATTGAATTTAGAGCTTACACTGCAATGATTCATAGCACTCTTTGTATGTTATAGCACTGTATGTTCTGCCAACATTACTGGAGCCATTTACTTGGTTTTGTATCAAACAGATTTTACTATGAGAGACACGTTCCTTTCTAATAGAAAATGATATGCAGCTGGCCGCTTGTTAgaggaaaaaaacaacaacaaacaTTGCAATTTCACATTAAACAAGAAGCACAATTTAATCATGAATGTCCTTACTATTTGGATTTGATGACCCCCTTAATTGAGTAATGATAAATATTTCTCAAAAGAGGTAGTGATCTACATTTTATCTGACAATTGAAGCCAGGCTCATGTGATGCACATAGGCAACAAAAACTAATTGTAGGTGCTCAGCATGAATATTATATATGCTCATAATTTTGTCCCTTTGTGTTCAGCATTTCGATAATGTGACAAACTCTTCTGTTTTCTTGCAGGCATTCTTTTGAGTACTTTGACAAAGATGAAACAATCGTAGCTCATTTGGTTGGTGCAATTGATGCCTTCTTCAAGATATCTGCAGACTGGCCACTGTCGTCCTATGGTCTGAAGTTAATCTCAATCCGCAATTCAGGGACTCAGCCAACGAATATAACTTTACATTTGCTCTGCAAGACCAAGGTAAAAATGGCTAAGCCAATATTAGCAGAAGAAGTATGAAAATAATGATCTGTTTTGCATAGACGCCTAGTTTCCTTTTTGTAGTCAATAAGCATGGGTACCAGCTTCTAGACCAAGGCCATGGCTACCAAAACAAACATAATAGCATGGGTACCAGCTGTTGAGTAGCAACCTAATTCGCGGTCTTGGTCCTATGGTTGCCAGGAACTTGCCAATGGCTTGGAGCTTGAGACTCGTCGGCATCTGGTAAGATTTGTAGACGCCGTTGAGGAGATTCTTGTTCGGGAGATGCAGTCAGAGCTCCACTCCAGCAGGGTTTCTGCTTagaatcgaggtctgggctcggcTTCTCATCAAAGTTGATGGCAGACAGGAGCTCATTTCAGATTACCCTTGTACTTTTCGTACAGATTTGGTGCCACTTGACCTTCTACGCATGTGGAATCGACTGCTGTTGCTGCTAGGTATAACAGCATAGATTTAGTCCTTTCTTGTATTGTAGTAAAAAAAAAGGTGTGCGCAAAGCTTGAACCGTCGAAAGATCAGGCGAAATTGTGGTTGTATTGGTTCTTTATACCAGACTGTTAAACTGTGTCCTCCAGTGTACTGTTCAATTGACTGACGCTgtgaaaaaaaaaggaaagaagaaaaatgCAATTAGCTAGACTTCAAACTGTGTCCTCCAGTTCAATTGACCGACGTGTGGCTTGTGCGAATTCAATTCAAACTGAGAGAAAACACATGAAACATGATCTCCGTCTAGGCAAAATAATTCCAAGTTCGAAATAGATCTGTAATAATGAACTCGAGGCAGAAACACAACAAGATGGAAAGCAGAGAAGAGCAGAACATGATCAAGCTTGTTGAACTCATTGCATTTCGATCAGAAAAAATGGCTTTAAAGTTTGGAATCTCATGATGCACCAACATATAGGTCTGTCTGTATACAAATATCCATTTATTACTTTGAAACTTATACAAGCCCTGTAAACTTCAACGGTCACATAAAATATTCAACACAACAAAAGGTTGCAACGGAGCCCTTCATGGCCAGCCAGCATCTCACACCACTTTCACTAGCCTCTTCCTCACTGTCATCCAACAACTTACAGGACAGCACATAAAACATTCTACCCTGCTATTAGGAAAACCTACACTGACCCGAAACACGAAATAATAGGATGGATGCAGTCTCATTAACCTTGTGTTCCTTCCTCTTTATTAGAGCTGCACTTTGCGGTCGTAGACCCAGCTGAATGGAACCACAGGCCCCTGTTTCGCCCTTGCCTGCGCTCTTTCGTCCAGCCGCCTGAATCTCGTTGCCAAAGTGCAAACATAGTCCTGCGACCGCCTTCCTTCACCGGACAGTCCAGTGAGATCTGCAACTTTCCACCTCTGGACCAAGAACTCGAGGATGTCGGCGTAGTCTTTCGCTGTGTAGACCCCAAGCCGCTGCGCCACCGAGCTGAAGTGCTCGAATAGGTTGTCGTCCTCACCATCGTACATGAGATGAGCAGGCATTGAGATTTTCTTCCTCATCATGTCAGCAAATGCAAGCACCGTGTAGTCAGGATCTATTTCAAAAAGCTTTTCAACTATCTTGGTGTAAGCCGTCTCATGGCGCTTCTCATCAGCTGCTATTGTACCACATATCTGGGCCAGTTTAAGGTCCCCAAATTGCTTGGCATGCCTAGCAGTATTGCCATGGGATATGAAAGTAGCTCTCTCTTGGAATGATGTGTAAAGGAAACCCATGTAGGGATTGTTCTCAGTTCCTGGATCCTGTATTGACATGGGATACACTAAGAATTAATGGCAACGTTCAATCCAAAAACAATTGCATGTTACAATTTACAAGTAGCAGCACAAGAATATAGGTTAAAACAGAATATAGTTGCATGTTACAATCCAACCCTGCTACAATGAAGCACTATCTACAGACAGCACAAAGTAAATGGTAGTTTGTCGATTGAACACCATACACTTTTGTTACATGTTGGTTTTGAGAATATTGGTGATTTTGCTTTGAGATTAGCAAAGTTAATGATCATACACTGAAGCTTAAAAGAtagataatactccctccgttctaaaatagatgactcaactttgtactaactgtaGTACAAAATTAaatcatctattttagaacggagagaTAGTTCTTACCATTCCAGAACCAATAAGGTACTGTATAGTCTTCTCAATTTGTCTCATGTCAACCCGTCCGGAAAGGTACATGTACTTGTTCAGAAGATCACCGTGCCTGTTTTCTTCAGCAGTCCATGCTCTTGTCCAAACAGCCCAGGCAGTTGGGCTTGCGCCAGTTTCATCTCGGACACCATCAAGGGTGTTGAGCATTGTTTGGTACGTAGGAAGGGCTTCCTCAGTAACCATGTCACCAACTAGGCAAACAAAGTAGTCATCAGGGATTTCCTTTGCCCGCTCCCTCAGTTCTTTTACTTCATCATAAAATCCCTCGGAAGAAGGGTCTGGTAGGAAGTCCTGTGGCTGCCATGACTTCTCAACTGGCTTCAGAAGGTTCAATAGGTTGTCCCTAGCCCAAGATTGAAGTGAATCAAAGATCTCCTGCTTTTGTGCTGGTAGCGAATGCATGACTTGGAGATGCACCTCGCGTGGGGGAGCATAGGGCTTTTTGGCAGTTTTGACCCTAGGAAAGGTAACATAATGACTTAGTACAATCCAGAAGGAGCACTGCACAGTACATATGGATGTACAGTACTTGTTAAGGTGAATGGATGCAACTCATATTAATCTATCTACCATAATATCTCTATTCCAGAAATTTCCAGGCTTCTGTCAAATTAGAGTGGCAAAGGAAACACAATGAGCCTATCCCTTTAGACCATGGTGAAGAAAGGCTCCTGATGTTTGCATAGAAACTTTTAACACAAAACAGTGTTTACCAAACATGCTACTACCATATATCAAAAACATATAAGGTTCCGGTGAAGTTAGATTAAGTAGTTTGAGGTGCCACAACTGCATCTACATACATAAACAGGGCAGAACCAACAATGTTTTAAGGTTTTACAAGCTATTATCCGGAATAACTTGATGGATAATTTGACTAAACAGAGTAACTCGATGCAAAACTTGACTAAGGAAAACACAATCAACGCAAAATCCGCCCAAATTATCTTATACATTAAACTGGATGACAAACAAAGAGTCGGTGCCCTTTTTTTTGTACTCGCATAATTTCTATATTCATCTTTATGAATCCAGCGAACAGTCTGACCACTCAAAGTTCATTGTATTATTGATTACAATACCCTAAAACGTCATTGGTAAATTTCTGTTCACTGGAGAGTGTAAATTTCTGTTCTTAGACTACGACTTATTTAAACTGATACTACAAGAACACAAGAGTAGTGTTTGTGCGAGCTCCCAAAAACTAAAATGCACAAATCATAATCGCAGATCAAGCCTTTTAATGTTCACTATCAGTCTATCCCCATCAACATGTTTGAACAAGTTCAGATCTCAGCAGCTAACAAGTTTATGGCTTCATGCATGACATAAACCCCCCGAAGACCACTGGAAAACAACTTTGAACAAGTACAGCCTGCATAAATTTAAATTGACCATCCAAACAACTCTGAAATTTTACGGCCTGCATAAATTGACCATCGAAATGACTCTGAATTTCGGCGGCCTGATTAAATTGACCATCCAAAGAATTCTGGATTTGTACAGCCTGCTTACATTGACCATCTATTGTTTCTGCACAAGCAATTCCTTCTAATCAACAATATAGGATTTTTGTTATGACAAATAACTAGTTAATGTGAAATTGATACTGCAAGAATTCATGCACAGTCAATTTGAGAACCAGTAGATATATCGTCGTTACAAAAAAACTGAGATAGGCAGAAACGGGGAACCGGATTTTGCGCATCTGCAAACGGGCTAGATCGCCAAATCGATCCATCCAGACCGTAAGCAGAAGCTCGGCATCAAATGGATCAGCAAATGAATTTAAAGACACACGGAGCAAAGCCCTGGATCTCAACAAGAAAAGAAGGAGAACACGGAAGCCAAACCGCAACGAGAAAAAAAGATGGAGTGCATTTTTTTTCTTGTCGTGATTTGATCCGATCCATTGGAATAAGTGTTTGCCCTATTTTCCAGGCAGCCAATTCTAGATCACAAATCTCGCCACCCCAGATCACAAAAATAACTCCCGGGTCGATGGAAACCCTCCCACCAACCCAGATCACACTGTACACGAAACCATTTCCGCCATAATCAAGGAGCAGGATTCGCAGGCGTGGGCGGGAGGATCTGCTTACTCGTTCATGGTGGAGGCCATGACCACCACCGGCGGTGCCCCATTGCCGGCCCTCCTCTGCGCGACggaaggcgacggcgaggccttgTGGGACGGGAGGCAGGCCCTGAACGCCATGGACGGTCGACTCACTCACCTCACCACGAGCCGCCCCGTGCGAGATCTCGATGAGGAGGACAGGTGGATGGATTCTTGTTTGCTACAGAGGCCGGGATTCCTCCTGCACCGCTTCTTGGGCGCTCCTGGTTGTCTGTCTCTACCTGTACCTGGGTGGGCTGGCTGTGGGGGGTTATACAAGGGAAGGGGTTTGTGAGAGGGATCCGCTATTAAAAGAGGGAAGAGAGAGAATTTCTTGTCGATCGGGGAGAGAAAGAGGGATCCGCCATTATTTTTGTTTACGGCGTCGAGTTATTCCAACCTCTTTTGCTGGCCTGCATTGAAATTTTTGACCTCGCTGGCCCCCATGGCCAAAAATAAACTTGACGTTGTCGATAGATAGTGAGGTGTTTTGGATCCCGACGCCTACAAGCAtcaaacttttttttttgaaatcagCATCAAACTTAATAAGGTTCATAGTATTTTAAAGTTC
The window above is part of the Triticum aestivum cultivar Chinese Spring chromosome 2A, IWGSC CS RefSeq v2.1, whole genome shotgun sequence genome. Proteins encoded here:
- the LOC123189028 gene encoding uncharacterized protein isoform X1, with translation MAAAMAETLALAPVEDPEAPLDAAAIRSRFKQLSTLWGGDEEEPVDAAAAEDGLRSGCEADMQAEDAWDSSAAELESRCLDLYIEWLRKEVSLTEEENCKLSAEISVIGETVFKDMIPLDAEIESLESSLNTLGSEGLKHSEASPISTDSGFNQIDIEKDCKYELTMLCVVEHTPLTNFQELKLDHQIGKSEMDLKLLQIQSISMQRDEEMWQLQSLVSGPKVLECKDNCLRVLLKAPILTSECVILGQKLDCVVDSSVSDHELLIEVDEGSMELNKVQIFPADVCVDILIEKLKSSREVISAPSLGWLIRQCQQQIVINTLRRSLVNDANNSRHSFEYFDKDETIVAHLVGAIDAFFKISADWPLSSYGLKLISIRNSGTQPTNITLHLLCKTKELANGLELETRRHLVRFVDAVEEILVREMQSELHSSRVSA
- the LOC123189028 gene encoding uncharacterized protein isoform X2; its protein translation is MAAAMAETLALAPVEDPEAPLDAAAIRSRFKQLSTLWGGDEEEPVDAAAAEDGLRSGCEADMQAEDAWDSSAAELESRCLDLYIEWLRKEVSLTEEENCKLSAEISVIGETVFKDMIPLDAEIESLESSLNTLGSEGLKHSEASPISTDSGFNQIDIEKDCKYEELKLDHQIGKSEMDLKLLQIQSISMQRDEEMWQLQSLVSGPKVLECKDNCLRVLLKAPILTSECVILGQKLDCVVDSSVSDHELLIEVDEGSMELNKVQIFPADVCVDILIEKLKSSREVISAPSLGWLIRQCQQQIVINTLRRSLVNDANNSRHSFEYFDKDETIVAHLVGAIDAFFKISADWPLSSYGLKLISIRNSGTQPTNITLHLLCKTKELANGLELETRRHLVRFVDAVEEILVREMQSELHSSRVSA
- the LOC123189029 gene encoding stearoyl-[acyl-carrier-protein] 9-desaturase 5, chloroplastic produces the protein MAFRACLPSHKASPSPSVAQRRAGNGAPPVVVMASTMNEVKTAKKPYAPPREVHLQVMHSLPAQKQEIFDSLQSWARDNLLNLLKPVEKSWQPQDFLPDPSSEGFYDEVKELRERAKEIPDDYFVCLVGDMVTEEALPTYQTMLNTLDGVRDETGASPTAWAVWTRAWTAEENRHGDLLNKYMYLSGRVDMRQIEKTIQYLIGSGMDPGTENNPYMGFLYTSFQERATFISHGNTARHAKQFGDLKLAQICGTIAADEKRHETAYTKIVEKLFEIDPDYTVLAFADMMRKKISMPAHLMYDGEDDNLFEHFSSVAQRLGVYTAKDYADILEFLVQRWKVADLTGLSGEGRRSQDYVCTLATRFRRLDERAQARAKQGPVVPFSWVYDRKVQL